One region of Zingiber officinale cultivar Zhangliang chromosome 7B, Zo_v1.1, whole genome shotgun sequence genomic DNA includes:
- the LOC122003743 gene encoding protein RETICULATA-RELATED 1, chloroplastic-like, with the protein MTCNGIIVWSLAPCRSYGNTFRFDLENTIQKLPNNIFENSYPMREFDLQKRIYSFFYKAAEFSLLGLAAGTIQGAITKDFAAKKEGRLSVTIPSASSNALGYGAF; encoded by the exons ATGACTTGTAATGGAATAATTGTTTGGTCCCTTGCACCTTGTCGTTCATATGGGAATACATTCCGCTTTGACTTGGAAAATACAATTCAGAAACTTCCCAATAATATTTTTGAGAATAGCTATCCTATGAGAGAATTTGACTTGCAGAAGAGAATTTACTCTTTCTTCTACAAAGCAGCAGAATTTTCTTTACTGGGACTAGCTGCAGGGACAATTCAAGGTGCTATAACAAAAGATTTTGCTGCCAAGAAGGAGGGAAG GTTATCAGTGACAATTCCTTCTGCAAGTAGCAATGCTCTTGGTTATGGTGCTTTTTAG